One genomic segment of Hydra vulgaris chromosome 14, alternate assembly HydraT2T_AEP includes these proteins:
- the LOC136090936 gene encoding uncharacterized protein LOC136090936 yields the protein MAITTQEIKKLFKEMFNEFKKEMFSEFKRETEAMFKKHEQTVLDIISGNLKIINERLDGIEKNTNENIVKIKKFEKEIVDMAESLNFNEKFIKEQFEHQRNQLENGRIENEIFKDKHRKLEDRSRRNNLRIDGLNEDKKETWGQTEEKVHLFFQQQLGIKDIEIERAHRTGQKTDGRSRTIIIKLQRYKDKVKILQESSRLKGTNIFINEDFSLETVSIRKKLFADVKRRRLNGENVSVRYDKIIFFKNTIFENDRKKVN from the coding sequence atgGCAATAACTACAcaagaaataaagaaattgtttaaagaaatgtttaatgaatttaaaaaagaaatgtttagcGAGTTCAAAAGAGAAACAGAAGCAATGTTCAAAAAACACGAACAAACAGTTTTAGATATTATTAGTGGAAATCTTAAAATCATAAATGAAAGATTAGATGGAATCGAAAAAAACACTAAcgaaaatatagttaaaataaaaaaatttgaaaaagaaattgtaGATATGGCTGAAAGTTTGAACTTCAacgaaaaatttattaaagaacaaTTTGAACACCAAAGAAATCAACTAGAGAATGGAAGAATTGAAAacgaaatttttaaagataaacatcGTAAGCTTGAAGATCGATCGCGCAGAAATAATTTGCGAATAGATGGCTTAAACGAAGATAAAAAAGAAACGTGGGGACAAACGGAAGAAAAAGTTCATTTGTTTTTCCAGCAACAACTTGGAATTAAAGACATAGAAATTGAGCGTGCACATCGTACCGGACAGAAGACAGACGGAAGATCTCGGACAATAATTATCAAGCTCCAAAGATACAAAGACAAAGTGAAGATTTTACAAGAATCGAGTCGACTTAAAGGCACTAATATTTTCATCAACGAAGACTTTTCGCTAGAGACCGTTTcgattagaaaaaaattgttcgcCGATGTTAAACGAAGACGCTTAAACGGTGAGAATGTTTCTGTTCGAtacgataaaattattttctttaaaaatactatttttgagaatgatagaaaaaaagtaaactaa